The sequence TATCCTTTATTTATAATGATGCCTTTGTCTGTGCTAATAAGTGCTATTTTGGGATATTTTTCGTGGCATTGGGTGGAAAAACCCGCATTAGAACTTCGAAAATATATTTTACCTTCGGTAAAGCGTTAGATTATTTAAACTAATTGCCCTTATTTCGTGTTCGGATTCGTAAGTGTTTTATCTGAAAATTAGTTGAATTATGTTAGGTATTATAAAATTCGTTATATATTTTTTCTTCTTTTACGCACTCTACAAAATTTTTGGCTTAGTAGTGAAAGCCTTTATTCGCCGTTGGATTTTGGGCAAAATGGCTGAAGGTGGTGGCAGCCGTAGTTTTTATTACTCCAACACACGTACTGGCCAAAACAAGCAAGAGCCGCCACGCCAAAAAGAAGGCGAAGTACGCATAGAGTCTGACCAAGATCGCACACAGCGCAATTTTGAAGCGGGTGAATATATTGATTATGAGGAGATTAAATAGTTT is a genomic window of Flexibacter flexilis DSM 6793 containing:
- a CDS encoding DUF4834 family protein; this translates as MLGIIKFVIYFFFFYALYKIFGLVVKAFIRRWILGKMAEGGGSRSFYYSNTRTGQNKQEPPRQKEGEVRIESDQDRTQRNFEAGEYIDYEEIK